TCCCGGCGAGGTGCCGCTTTCGCCTTTTCTGCCGGACGGGACAAAGAAGGCTTTGCACTACTAGGGGAGCGAGCGGATTTTGCTCTGGCTTTGCTCTCCTCAGCCAATATCTCAGCAGCTGATTTGCTCTTGGATTTTACTGATTCTCTTTTCTCCGTCTTTCTTACCTCTGGCTTTGCCGCCCGAACTTCCTGCTTTTTGGGCTCCACTCTGGCCTCAGGAGGCAGAGCGGGCTTTCTTTCCTGCTTAGGCGGCTCCGGAGTGGGAATCGGGGCCTCTTCCTCTGGGACTGATGCCGTGCCTCGATAGTTGGAATAATAGTTGCGAGCAAACTCATTGAACTTCTTCAACTTCAGTCGCCCACCCAAAATCTGCTTCATGTCCTCTGATGCCGCCTTTTCCATTTCGCGCATACGTTTAATACCCTCTTCGGCCGTTGCCGGCTGAAGAGTTTGGCGAACCTGCATGAGATCCTTGATTAGGGTGTTCTCGCGAGAAATAAAATTAACAATAACATTCTCTCCGAGCCTTAATTCGTCGAGGAAGAACTTGTTGAGATGTAAAATCCAGTCGGCCTGGTAGTCCTTATTCATCTTTCTTTCAACAAACCCCTGAGTGTACAAAACGTTTTCCACATAGGAGTTCTTGAAGTCTTCGGTTTGGGTGGGACTAAACTTTGGCCGACTGTCCCGTCGCCGCTGAATCTCCTCGATAAACAGGTCGTGGGCCGATTTCTCAGTCGAAGCGATCTCCCTTACCGAGTCTTTCAATCCCGGGAACATCATGGGGAGAACAAAAACCAATACAAAGACTGCCGCCACGGCGCTCGCTCCATAGGTCATGTGCCTGCGCATGCGCCGAGCCTGCCAACTGTCCTTTTTGTGGTCAAAATCGAGGATTCGTTTCAATTCATCTTCATCATTGACGGCCTCATCGTGGAGAATTCGCCGCACCACCAGTTGGACTTCCTTGGACAATTCCTCCTGAATATTTGGAGCCAGCCCCTTTGGTGCAATCTTATCAATGCGCACCATGATGGCTCTATCGATATTAGCTGCAATCTCAGCGGTTTCCTCTTGTCGACGGATGCGGGCCATCTTTTCTTCTTCGGCGCGAGCGGCCTTGGTCTCGTCAATCTGTTTAAGCTTAAAGGCACTCAGTTCGAGTGTGTCCTTTCGCCTTTGTTCGTCGTACTCAGACTTGGCCCTCTTACGCATCTGATCTGCTTGATTCTGCAAATCGACATCGAACTTTTCACGTTGTGCCTGCATCTCCTCCCGTGCCTTGATGCGATCGCCTTCGATGTCAGCCATGCGTGCATCATAGTCGGCCTGAGCCTTGCGAATAATGGCATCGGCTTTGGCCTGGGCTGATTCCACCAGATCCCGTGTTCGCGCGTCGGTTTCTTCGCGCATACGGGTGACTTCCTCGGCAATTTTGCGCTTTTTCTCCTCCCAGGCAGTGGTCTCCTGAGCGACCTTCTTTTCAGCCTCTGAAACCAGAAAGGCCGCTTTATTCTCTGCATTGAGCATCAACTCATCAACCTCTTCTTTGGCCTTGAGACGAGCCTCATCCGCCTTCTTGCGAGCAGAGGCCACTTGTTCCTGGGCCCTGAGTTGAGCCTCCTCGTAGCTTCTCTGTGCCTCCCGACGCTTGCTTTCCGCTTGATTTTCAGCAGCCTCCAGTAGTTCACGCACTTGTTCTTTGGCGGTGGCCACTTCGTTTTCAGCCATGTTGTGAGCCGACTGAAGTTCCTCCTGGGCTTGATCCTTTGCGGATCGCAACAAGTGTTCAGACTGGCTTTGGCTTTCTTCCGCCAGCCGGCGAGCATCCTTTTGGGCTCTGAGCAGGTCTTCTTCAGCCTTTTCGACTGTTGAACGCTTTTCCAGTCGAATGCGCTCCAACTCTTGCTCTGCCTTGCGCCGCGAACTCTCAAAATTCTCTTCTGCCCACTTCTCAGCATTTTTAAGAACAATCTCAGCCTGTCTTTGTGCCTCAGCGACGACTTCCCTCGCCCTATTCTCGGCGTTCATTTCGAAGTCCTGCCGCTGCCGCTCAAACTCTTCTTTATCCTGACGAAGCGACTCTCGCTTGCCCTCCAGAGCCCGTTCAAGACCTTCGCTGATTTTTCGAACTTCGGCCTCAGCCTCTTCAAGCAGCGAAAAAGCCTCTTTCTCTACGGTTTCTTTAAAGACCTGAATTTCTTCAACAGCCGCCGTACGCACACCACGCAGGTCTTCATCTGCCTGGTTTTTTGCCTGGCGGAGCTCCTCGACTTGCAGTTTCTTTTCCGCCTTCAGCTTTTCTATTGCAGATTCAAGCTTCTTTTGGTTCACCGTCAGCTTGTGGCACTCTTCCGCAGCATCATTGCGCCGGCGTTCGGCATCAGCGGCAAGAATCTGGGCATTTTTTTGTGCTTCCACAGCCTGCTTTTCGCGCT
This is a stretch of genomic DNA from Pseudobdellovibrionaceae bacterium. It encodes these proteins:
- a CDS encoding FHA domain-containing protein, with amino-acid sequence MSKEKAVFIIEELLGRSSKFHYLTTESFSIGRSDEAVLRLQDAGISRVHLVIWLQDGQIWIEDQDSKNGTRVNDVPVPPDRPYPVQEGDTLQLGNHKQVRIALGPAATKGKEKAPKSAADFERESEEAFDDLMEKTLIEPGEVPQPPTGTQSRAVRLNDLGEEAPPLEGRHFNDESTNPRDQALGGEEEEDVDAVRDESQAALQFAQANAVAEEGLERTRILPKHKQYTPPKVTTQIEKTVVDVHHAQKVLAEADIIRGDAQRDSVEVLEKAKDQAKRIRDIAESEAGDIRRKMLDLFDRETGRAKKEASNLVREAERAADNLRAEAEKVVKEAEAVGKQSAREIIAKAEKEASEVAQKSEMAKSYARRELEDINIQKDQASVALDHLRQEIHQAEEQKEQILQELAQARDEMSQTQEEYEARKKELVADRLSIESVLEALKEELKNKEEELRQTMLENEKTQRATGQSIEREKQAVEAQKNAQILAADAERRRNDAAEECHKLTVNQKKLESAIEKLKAEKKLQVEELRQAKNQADEDLRGVRTAAVEEIQVFKETVEKEAFSLLEEAEAEVRKISEGLERALEGKRESLRQDKEEFERQRQDFEMNAENRAREVVAEAQRQAEIVLKNAEKWAEENFESSRRKAEQELERIRLEKRSTVEKAEEDLLRAQKDARRLAEESQSQSEHLLRSAKDQAQEELQSAHNMAENEVATAKEQVRELLEAAENQAESKRREAQRSYEEAQLRAQEQVASARKKADEARLKAKEEVDELMLNAENKAAFLVSEAEKKVAQETTAWEEKKRKIAEEVTRMREETDARTRDLVESAQAKADAIIRKAQADYDARMADIEGDRIKAREEMQAQREKFDVDLQNQADQMRKRAKSEYDEQRRKDTLELSAFKLKQIDETKAARAEEEKMARIRRQEETAEIAANIDRAIMVRIDKIAPKGLAPNIQEELSKEVQLVVRRILHDEAVNDEDELKRILDFDHKKDSWQARRMRRHMTYGASAVAAVFVLVFVLPMMFPGLKDSVREIASTEKSAHDLFIEEIQRRRDSRPKFSPTQTEDFKNSYVENVLYTQGFVERKMNKDYQADWILHLNKFFLDELRLGENVIVNFISRENTLIKDLMQVRQTLQPATAEEGIKRMREMEKAASEDMKQILGGRLKLKKFNEFARNYYSNYRGTASVPEEEAPIPTPEPPKQERKPALPPEARVEPKKQEVRAAKPEVRKTEKRESVKSKSKSAAEILAEESKARAKSARSPSSAKPSLSRPAEKAKAAPRREASPKVNDDRDLNAVPESELDLIDEIEDEIQ